The Sediminitomix flava genome includes a window with the following:
- a CDS encoding enoyl-CoA hydratase/isomerase family protein, with protein sequence MEFENLLLELANNGVLTITINREDKLNALNSATMEELNSAFQRVYDEPEIKAVVITGKGQKAFVAGADIAEISELTQMNGRKFAERGQEIFAQIENCPKPVVAAVNGYALGGGSELAMACHIRVASENAKFGLPEVSLGLIPGYGGTQRLTQLVGKGKAFEMIMTGDIISAAEAKEFGLVNHVVPVEEVVNKSVEIIDKILSKASVAISHVIDCINLAASGNDGFQNEANAFGNCCGTEDFKEGTSAFLQKRKPIFTGK encoded by the coding sequence ATGGAATTTGAAAATCTTTTACTGGAATTAGCTAATAATGGCGTTCTTACGATTACGATTAACCGTGAGGATAAATTGAACGCTTTGAATTCTGCCACTATGGAAGAATTGAATAGTGCATTCCAGCGTGTATATGATGAACCTGAGATTAAGGCAGTAGTGATTACTGGGAAAGGACAAAAAGCTTTTGTAGCTGGAGCAGATATTGCTGAAATCTCGGAGTTGACTCAGATGAACGGACGAAAGTTTGCTGAAAGAGGACAAGAAATTTTTGCACAAATTGAAAACTGTCCGAAGCCAGTAGTAGCAGCTGTAAATGGTTATGCTTTAGGTGGAGGAAGTGAATTAGCGATGGCTTGCCATATTAGAGTAGCAAGTGAAAATGCTAAATTTGGTTTACCAGAAGTTAGTTTAGGTCTTATTCCTGGTTATGGAGGGACTCAACGTCTTACTCAGTTAGTTGGGAAAGGAAAAGCTTTTGAGATGATCATGACAGGAGATATCATCAGTGCTGCTGAAGCAAAGGAATTTGGTTTAGTAAACCATGTTGTTCCTGTTGAAGAAGTAGTAAATAAATCTGTTGAGATTATTGATAAAATCCTTTCAAAAGCATCTGTTGCAATTTCTCACGTAATTGATTGCATCAATTTAGCTGCATCAGGAAATGACGGTTTCCAAAATGAGGCAAATGCTTTTGGTAACTGTTGTGGAACAGAGGACTTTAAAGAAGGAACATCTGCTTTCTTACAAAAGAGAAAGCCGATCTTTACAGGCAAATAA
- a CDS encoding MATE family efflux transporter yields MFKKLLSETVIYGGTTILTRLVSYALVPLHTGVFKVDDYGIVSLFFTYIVFFNVVYTYGMETAFFRFSNLKGENKEKVFNQIMTSLLFTSVLFSGIGIYFSQNIAEALGYSNAQHYVVWIFMLIAIDAIVSVPFAKLRLEKKATLFASYKIVNVLIMFGLNYFFLLTCPSILKGESFSSLKPFVESFYDPNLGYGYVFLANLIANSTYLLMFVKDWLRLKFVYDKELYSKILNYGLPLVISGLAFAVNEVADRQLLFSWLPDGFYAEGDGEYAVGVYSACYKLSIFITMSVMAFKYAAEPFFFARAGEKNSKNQLSIIMRYFVIVLAMMYVGILANVDWIAPILIRKPEYLVGLNVVPILLMANIFLGIYYNLAIWYKLTDKTRYGAVISTIGALITISINFILIPKYGYFGSAIATFSAYGSMMVISYLLGQKHYPVPYTTKNSLIHLFVAVVLGYVCFFEISAGTLGLILKNGIVAVYILGTLFIEKKKLQNLQISN; encoded by the coding sequence ATGTTCAAGAAATTACTTTCAGAAACGGTTATTTATGGAGGAACAACTATTCTTACTAGATTAGTTAGTTATGCCTTAGTGCCCTTACATACAGGTGTTTTCAAGGTTGATGATTATGGTATTGTCTCTCTCTTTTTCACTTATATAGTCTTCTTTAATGTAGTGTATACTTATGGGATGGAGACAGCCTTCTTTAGGTTTTCAAATCTGAAAGGTGAGAACAAAGAGAAGGTATTCAACCAAATCATGACATCTTTATTGTTTACTTCTGTCTTGTTTTCTGGAATAGGAATTTATTTCAGTCAGAATATAGCTGAAGCACTCGGGTATTCTAATGCCCAACATTATGTCGTTTGGATATTTATGCTCATAGCGATTGATGCTATTGTTTCTGTACCGTTTGCTAAGCTAAGACTTGAAAAAAAGGCAACACTTTTTGCGTCTTATAAAATTGTGAATGTGTTGATCATGTTCGGGCTGAATTATTTTTTCCTTCTTACTTGCCCAAGTATTCTGAAAGGAGAGAGTTTTTCAAGTCTAAAGCCATTCGTTGAAAGTTTTTATGACCCTAATCTTGGGTATGGTTATGTCTTTTTAGCAAATCTTATCGCAAACTCAACCTACCTACTCATGTTTGTGAAAGATTGGTTGAGATTGAAGTTTGTCTATGATAAAGAGTTGTATTCAAAAATCTTGAATTATGGTTTGCCTTTAGTGATTTCTGGATTAGCATTCGCTGTCAATGAGGTAGCTGATCGTCAATTACTGTTTTCGTGGTTGCCAGATGGTTTTTATGCAGAAGGTGATGGAGAATATGCTGTGGGTGTTTATTCTGCTTGTTATAAGCTATCGATTTTTATAACTATGTCGGTAATGGCATTTAAGTATGCAGCTGAGCCATTCTTTTTTGCTAGAGCAGGTGAGAAAAATTCTAAGAATCAGTTAAGTATCATTATGCGTTATTTCGTGATTGTACTCGCGATGATGTATGTTGGTATTTTAGCCAATGTAGATTGGATTGCACCAATTTTGATTAGGAAACCTGAATATCTTGTAGGTTTGAATGTAGTTCCAATTCTCTTAATGGCAAATATCTTTTTAGGTATTTATTACAATCTAGCGATTTGGTATAAGCTAACAGATAAAACGAGATATGGAGCCGTAATTAGTACAATTGGTGCTTTGATTACTATTAGTATCAACTTCATCTTAATTCCAAAATATGGCTATTTTGGTTCTGCCATAGCAACATTTTCTGCTTATGGAAGTATGATGGTGATTTCTTATTTATTAGGTCAGAAGCATTACCCAGTACCATACACTACTAAGAATAGTTTAATTCATTTGTTTGTAGCTGTAGTTCTTGGCTATGTTTGCTTTTTTGAAATATCAGCAGGAACTTTAGGATTAATCTTGAAAAATGGAATAGTAGCTGTTTATATTTTAGGAACGCTATTCATTGAAAAGAAAAAACTACAAAATCTTCAGATTAGTAATTAA
- the dut gene encoding dUTP diphosphatase has product MKVRVINKSGHDLPSYQTSHSAGMDLRAVLEEEIVLKPLERKLIPTGIYMELPQGFEAQVRPRSGLAYKHGLTVLNSPGTIDADYRGEVKVLLVNLSNDEFVVKNGERIAQMVIAKHETIQWDAVEALNETERGAGGYGSTGVS; this is encoded by the coding sequence ATGAAAGTTAGAGTAATAAATAAATCAGGACACGATTTACCATCTTATCAAACTTCTCACTCAGCAGGAATGGATTTGAGAGCTGTTTTAGAAGAAGAGATTGTTTTAAAACCTTTAGAACGAAAGTTGATTCCTACGGGGATTTATATGGAACTTCCTCAAGGTTTTGAAGCACAAGTTAGACCTAGAAGTGGTTTGGCTTATAAGCATGGTTTGACGGTCTTAAATTCTCCTGGAACAATTGATGCAGACTATAGAGGTGAAGTGAAAGTTCTTTTGGTAAACCTTTCAAATGATGAGTTTGTAGTAAAAAATGGTGAGCGTATTGCACAAATGGTAATCGCGAAACATGAGACAATTCAGTGGGATGCAGTTGAAGCGTTAAATGAGACAGAAAGAGGTGCTGGTGGTTACGGCAGTACTGGAGTTTCTTAA
- a CDS encoding T9SS type A sorting domain-containing protein — MIRNYQSRKKGLLFCLLLVLSCFSTSFASFPTVLTFSEIDTDLTFEVSPNPSSGDHIKLVIESVEEIDALEVIIYDTIGGIVFKELTQIGQKNEKTVFSISPKDKLTPGLYFLSLKTHDKKVTKRLIII, encoded by the coding sequence ATGATTAGAAATTACCAATCAAGGAAAAAGGGGCTTCTGTTTTGTTTGTTACTCGTTTTAAGTTGTTTTTCTACTTCTTTTGCGAGTTTTCCTACAGTGCTTACTTTTTCTGAAATAGATACAGATTTGACTTTTGAAGTTAGCCCGAACCCAAGTTCTGGAGATCATATAAAGCTTGTTATTGAGTCTGTTGAAGAAATTGATGCACTAGAAGTTATTATTTATGACACGATTGGGGGAATAGTTTTTAAAGAACTAACTCAAATTGGTCAAAAGAATGAAAAAACAGTTTTTTCAATTTCACCAAAAGATAAACTAACTCCGGGTCTCTATTTCTTGAGTTTAAAAACTCACGATAAGAAAGTAACGAAAAGATTAATTATCATATAA
- a CDS encoding NAD(P)H-dependent flavin oxidoreductase — protein sequence MENRVTKLFNIKYPIVQGGMVWCSGWKLASAVSNAGGLGIIGAGSMHPEILLEHIQKCKQATDAPFAVNIPLLYPEMDNLISIIIENKVPIVFTSAGNPKAWTSHLKEQGITVVHVVSSVKFALKAEAAGVDAIVAEGFEAGGHNGREETTTMCLIPEVSKAVNIPVIAAGGIGGGKSMLAAFALGAEGVQMGSAFAATVESSASKEFKEEVIKAKEGDTSLTLKAVTPVRLLKNDFYSRVKEAEDRGASKEELRELLAKRRAKKGIFEGDLIEGELEIGQVSASIDSLKTASEVVKDTWEEFLDERKRISSLF from the coding sequence ATGGAAAATAGAGTAACAAAACTTTTTAACATCAAATACCCAATTGTACAAGGAGGTATGGTTTGGTGTAGTGGATGGAAGCTAGCCTCAGCAGTGAGTAATGCTGGAGGTTTAGGAATTATTGGTGCAGGTTCTATGCATCCTGAGATCTTATTGGAACATATCCAGAAATGTAAACAAGCTACAGATGCTCCTTTTGCTGTAAATATTCCGCTTCTTTATCCTGAAATGGATAACCTTATTTCAATTATCATTGAGAATAAAGTACCAATCGTATTTACATCTGCAGGAAATCCTAAAGCTTGGACTTCCCATTTGAAAGAACAAGGAATTACCGTTGTTCATGTTGTTTCAAGTGTGAAGTTTGCCTTAAAAGCTGAGGCTGCAGGAGTTGATGCAATCGTGGCTGAAGGTTTTGAAGCAGGAGGACATAATGGGCGTGAAGAAACAACTACTATGTGTTTGATCCCTGAGGTTTCTAAAGCTGTAAATATCCCTGTAATTGCTGCAGGAGGAATCGGTGGAGGTAAATCTATGCTTGCTGCTTTTGCCTTAGGTGCTGAAGGAGTTCAAATGGGTAGTGCATTTGCGGCTACTGTAGAATCTTCTGCTAGTAAAGAGTTTAAAGAAGAAGTTATTAAGGCAAAAGAAGGTGATACTTCATTGACCTTAAAAGCAGTAACTCCAGTCCGTTTGTTAAAGAATGATTTTTACAGTAGAGTCAAAGAAGCAGAAGACAGAGGTGCTTCTAAAGAAGAGTTGAGAGAGCTTTTGGCAAAAAGAAGAGCGAAAAAAGGAATTTTTGAAGGTGATTTGATAGAAGGTGAATTGGAAATAGGACAAGTTTCTGCAAGTATTGATTCACTAAAAACGGCTTCAGAAGTAGTAAAAGATACTTGGGAAGAATTTTTAGATGAAAGAAAAAGAATTAGCTCACTCTTTTAA
- a CDS encoding serine hydrolase codes for MNKRLFFSILTIFSFLNTISFAQEENSEISIVEIPTYIKQHPERFALIVQQDKARLVDVGSYVEFPVLNLQNFPILIEYAYQIANGNFTPDYRISIRDLNVYQMNNISTKFWQDHLERSGKIQNNKIMLQDVAMGMMLFNVDACHEYLVELLGKGAIESRLKKLGLKDLDFYPYPSSQHFFQAQSVKNADGFEYYLNNLSEKDKASKSWEVHNALRDDFDNTYKENDLEVNPATFKKIAKIWVDQSRKEKVENYIKVLHQINSKSSFPNKVNKVISETLELEIMKSPEVSKDLKHCGFTTGSYLNTLVIGMYGEDLYGKQTEMILVVTGMNESEHIRLSKELNQFGLRIIRDRTYRKKLMESFPINR; via the coding sequence ATGAACAAAAGGCTCTTTTTTTCTATTCTAACAATATTTTCATTTCTCAACACTATTTCTTTTGCTCAAGAAGAAAACTCTGAAATCAGTATTGTAGAAATTCCGACCTATATAAAACAACACCCCGAAAGATTTGCACTTATTGTTCAGCAAGATAAAGCAAGACTTGTTGATGTAGGAAGTTATGTTGAATTCCCTGTTTTGAACCTACAAAACTTCCCAATTCTAATTGAATATGCTTATCAGATTGCAAATGGGAATTTCACTCCTGATTACAGAATCTCAATACGAGATTTAAATGTGTATCAAATGAATAATATTTCTACTAAATTCTGGCAAGATCACCTCGAACGATCTGGAAAAATTCAGAACAACAAAATCATGCTTCAAGATGTAGCTATGGGAATGATGTTGTTCAATGTAGATGCTTGTCACGAATATCTTGTAGAACTTCTTGGTAAAGGGGCAATTGAATCAAGATTAAAAAAATTAGGATTGAAAGATTTAGACTTCTATCCTTATCCTTCTTCTCAGCACTTTTTCCAAGCTCAATCCGTAAAGAATGCTGATGGCTTTGAATACTATCTGAATAATTTATCAGAGAAAGACAAAGCTAGTAAGTCTTGGGAAGTTCATAATGCCTTAAGAGATGATTTTGATAATACATATAAAGAAAATGATCTTGAAGTTAACCCTGCCACATTTAAAAAAATAGCTAAAATCTGGGTTGATCAAAGTAGAAAAGAAAAAGTAGAAAACTACATCAAAGTACTTCATCAGATCAACTCTAAAAGTTCTTTTCCGAACAAGGTCAATAAAGTAATTTCTGAAACCTTAGAATTGGAAATCATGAAATCACCTGAGGTTAGCAAAGACCTAAAACATTGTGGATTTACTACAGGATCTTACCTTAACACCCTAGTTATTGGAATGTATGGCGAAGACTTATACGGAAAGCAAACAGAAATGATTTTGGTAGTAACAGGGATGAATGAATCAGAACACATTCGACTCTCAAAAGAGCTGAATCAATTTGGTTTAAGAATTATTCGAGACAGAACTTATCGAAAGAAACTCATGGAATCATTTCCTATCAATCGATAA